One part of the Sorangiineae bacterium MSr11954 genome encodes these proteins:
- a CDS encoding rhomboid family intramembrane serine protease, with the protein MERLLARLERRFGKFAIPNLTTFIVGGMAIVFVLATLDPRFIGSLTLDLQRVERGEVWRLFTYLFLPQSRSGLWVLFSMYWTWIIGSQLDSEWGAFKLNAYYLFGMLGTTAAAFISGGAQGNFYLNLSLTFAFATVFPDYEFYMFFVLRVKAKWLGIFLAALYGIRLVTGDWTERAAILASFTNYFLFFGGHLWGLSKQRNTVARQAARRTSFHSEAPRAVTGGRSCAICGAREDEDDADIRVCSCERCGGKPRNLCLVHAKNH; encoded by the coding sequence ATGGAACGGCTTCTGGCACGGCTCGAGCGGCGGTTTGGTAAATTCGCGATCCCCAACCTCACGACCTTCATCGTCGGCGGCATGGCCATCGTCTTCGTGCTGGCCACCTTGGATCCGCGGTTCATCGGCTCGCTGACCCTCGATCTGCAGCGGGTGGAGCGGGGCGAGGTGTGGCGTCTCTTCACCTACTTGTTCCTCCCGCAGAGCCGCTCGGGTTTGTGGGTGCTGTTCTCGATGTATTGGACGTGGATCATCGGCTCGCAGCTGGACTCCGAGTGGGGCGCGTTCAAGCTCAACGCGTACTACCTGTTCGGCATGCTGGGGACCACGGCGGCGGCCTTCATCAGCGGCGGGGCGCAGGGCAATTTCTATTTGAATTTGTCGCTGACGTTCGCATTCGCGACCGTGTTTCCCGATTACGAATTTTATATGTTCTTCGTCCTTCGGGTGAAGGCGAAGTGGCTAGGCATTTTCCTGGCCGCCCTCTACGGCATCCGTCTGGTCACCGGCGACTGGACGGAGCGCGCGGCCATCCTCGCGTCCTTCACCAACTACTTCCTGTTCTTCGGCGGCCACCTCTGGGGCCTCTCGAAGCAACGCAACACCGTGGCGCGCCAAGCCGCCCGCCGCACCTCCTTCCACTCCGAAGCCCCCCGCGCCGTCACCGGCGGCCGCAGCTGCGCCATCTGCGGCGCCCGCGAAGACGAAGACGACGCGGACATCCGCGTCTGCTCCTGCGAACGCTGCGGCGGCAAGCCGCGCAATCTGTGCCTCGTGCACGCGAAGAATCATTGA
- a CDS encoding NAD(P)H-quinone oxidoreductase has translation MRAIVIARFGGPEVLELRDVPTPEPSRGEVRVRIRATAINRADLLQRMGFYPPPADAPQDIPGLEFAGEVEALGPGVADVALGDRVFGLAGGGTYAEAIVVHARTLAKIPQGISFTAAAAIPEAFITAYDAMVSQGALASGEVVLVHAVGSGVGTAAVQIARAIGARAIGTSRTADKLERARAFGMVDGILAEGGKFASKVLDLTGARGADVVLDLVGGGYLAEDLACIAPGGRIAVVSMAGGATADIPLGPLMTRRARIFGTVLRSRPLEEKIAAARVFARHIVPLVAQGAVAAVVDRVLPLDQAPAAHACVAQNDSFGKVVLEV, from the coding sequence ATGCGCGCCATCGTCATTGCCCGCTTCGGCGGCCCCGAGGTCCTCGAGCTCCGCGACGTCCCCACGCCCGAACCCTCGCGCGGGGAGGTCCGCGTTCGCATTCGCGCCACCGCCATCAACCGCGCGGATCTGCTCCAGCGCATGGGGTTCTATCCGCCGCCGGCCGATGCTCCGCAGGACATCCCCGGCCTGGAGTTCGCCGGCGAAGTCGAGGCGCTCGGTCCTGGCGTTGCCGACGTCGCCCTGGGCGATCGCGTGTTCGGTCTCGCGGGCGGAGGCACCTACGCCGAGGCCATCGTCGTTCATGCGCGGACGCTCGCGAAGATCCCGCAAGGAATTTCGTTCACCGCGGCCGCGGCGATCCCCGAGGCGTTCATCACGGCCTACGATGCCATGGTCTCGCAAGGGGCGCTCGCCTCGGGCGAAGTGGTCCTCGTGCACGCCGTCGGCAGCGGGGTCGGGACGGCCGCCGTTCAAATTGCGCGCGCCATCGGCGCTCGCGCCATCGGCACATCGCGCACGGCCGACAAGCTGGAGCGCGCGCGCGCGTTCGGCATGGTGGATGGCATCCTCGCCGAAGGCGGCAAGTTCGCCAGCAAGGTCCTCGACCTCACCGGCGCCCGCGGCGCCGACGTCGTGCTCGATCTGGTGGGCGGCGGCTACCTCGCCGAGGATCTCGCGTGCATCGCCCCCGGCGGTCGCATCGCCGTGGTCAGCATGGCCGGCGGCGCCACCGCCGACATTCCGCTCGGTCCCCTCATGACCCGGCGCGCCCGCATCTTCGGCACCGTGCTGCGCTCGCGGCCCCTCGAGGAGAAGATCGCGGCGGCCCGCGTGTTTGCTCGGCACATCGTCCCGCTCGTCGCCCAAGGGGCCGTGGCGGCGGTCGTGGACCGCGTTTTACCGCTGGATCAGGCGCCGGCGGCGCATGCTTGCGTGGCGCAGAACGATTCGTTCGGCAAGGTGGTCCTGGAGGTGTGA
- a CDS encoding UDP-3-O-acyl-N-acetylglucosamine deacetylase, producing the protein MTSSVDGRGTFGGLLAAVTLRRTAGPIRLAGAPLAAYRFVPSLRTTTIERAVTHPAPSANHAARRVGTVEHLFAAFGGLGIHAGVAIEVEGDELPFVDGAALRWCKALAELGVPGSPPRCKVAREGEIFVGTSKYHFVPSPGTTVAITLELDHPTLERRAEWHGDPHDFMERIAPARTFLFAHEMAKLADLGMMAHVDAASVVIVGEHQLHAAGPAAARDEPARHKLLDLVGDAFLYGGPPAGRIDAFRPGHAANHEAMIRARAMGIVVDG; encoded by the coding sequence GTGACCAGTTCGGTTGATGGTCGCGGAACGTTTGGCGGCCTGCTCGCCGCGGTCACCTTGCGCCGAACGGCCGGCCCGATTCGTTTGGCGGGCGCGCCCCTCGCGGCCTATCGGTTCGTCCCTTCGCTTCGAACGACGACCATCGAACGGGCCGTCACGCACCCCGCGCCCTCCGCGAACCACGCAGCCCGACGAGTCGGAACGGTCGAACACCTGTTCGCGGCGTTCGGCGGGCTCGGCATTCACGCGGGGGTGGCCATCGAGGTGGAAGGGGACGAGCTCCCGTTCGTCGATGGAGCGGCGCTGCGCTGGTGCAAGGCGCTCGCTGAGCTCGGTGTACCTGGCTCGCCCCCGCGGTGCAAGGTCGCGCGCGAAGGTGAGATATTTGTAGGCACAAGCAAATACCATTTCGTCCCTTCGCCCGGCACCACCGTGGCGATCACCCTCGAGCTCGACCACCCCACGCTCGAGCGCCGCGCCGAGTGGCACGGCGATCCACACGATTTCATGGAGCGTATCGCGCCCGCGCGCACGTTCCTCTTCGCGCACGAGATGGCGAAGCTCGCCGACCTCGGCATGATGGCGCACGTGGACGCCGCCAGCGTCGTGATCGTCGGCGAGCACCAGCTCCACGCCGCCGGCCCCGCCGCCGCGCGCGACGAGCCCGCGCGGCACAAGCTGCTCGACTTGGTCGGCGACGCCTTTCTCTACGGCGGGCCACCCGCGGGGCGCATCGACGCGTTTCGCCCGGGGCACGCGGCCAACCATGAAGCGATGATCCGTGCACGCGCGATGGGCATCGTGGTCGATGGATAG
- a CDS encoding acylphosphatase, which yields MANKGVHLVVKGRVTGVFFRASAQREARRLGITGWVKNRNDGAVEIRAEGEEDAIKEIIGWAQHGPSAARVDNVDVRWKSYTGEFFDFRIEQ from the coding sequence ATGGCGAACAAGGGAGTCCACCTCGTCGTTAAGGGACGAGTCACAGGTGTTTTTTTCCGAGCCTCAGCGCAGCGCGAGGCCCGTCGTCTTGGCATCACAGGCTGGGTGAAGAACCGCAACGATGGTGCGGTGGAGATCCGTGCAGAAGGAGAAGAAGACGCAATCAAGGAGATCATCGGGTGGGCGCAGCACGGCCCATCGGCCGCACGTGTCGATAACGTCGACGTGCGCTGGAAGAGCTATACGGGCGAATTTTTCGACTTTCGCATCGAGCAGTAG